In a genomic window of Gadus chalcogrammus isolate NIFS_2021 chromosome 17, NIFS_Gcha_1.0, whole genome shotgun sequence:
- the LOC130369702 gene encoding mothers against decapentaplegic homolog 1-like, translated as MNVSSLFSFTSPAVRRLLGWRQGEEEEKWAEKAVEALVKKLKKKKGAMEDLEKALSCPGQPSQCVTIPRSLDGRLQVSHRKGLPHVIYCKVWRWPDLQSHHELKAMSCCEFPFGSKQKDVCINPYHYTRVDTPMLPPVLVPRNNDLAARPCVLSRFHGDNNEPLMPHNATYPESFAGMSGALEGFDPCSLDNGYPVSPGGGSCSSPALPSPPISSDTESPFNLPADTPPPAYVLADDSLSQDSQPMETNFLSNLPNTMETNNRPEVLPVAYEEPVHWCSIVYYELNNRVGGAFLSSQSSVLVDGFTDPTSSQNRFCLGLLSNVNRNSTIENTRRHIGKGVHLYYVGGEVYAECLSGSSIFVQSRNCNHHHGFHPTTVCKIPSGCSLKIFNNQEFASLLAQSVSHGFEAVYQLTKMCTIRMSFVKGWGAEYHRQDVTSTPCWIEVHLHGPLQWLDKVLTQMGSPHNAITSVS; from the exons atgAACGTGTCGTCCCTGTTCTCCTTCACCAGCCCGGCGGTACGAAGGCTGCTGGgctggaggcagggggaggaggaggagaagtgggcGGAGAAAGCGGTGGAAGCTCTGGTGAAgaagctgaagaagaagaagggagcCATGGAGGACCTCGAGAAGGCTCTCAGTTGCCCGGGGCAACCCA gtcaGTGCGTGACGATCCCTCGCTCCCTTGACGGGAGGCTGCAAGTGTCTCACCGTAAGGGTCTGCCTCACGTCATCTACTGCAAGGTGTGGAGGTGGCCCGACCTGCAG tctcaTCATGAGCTGAAGGCAATGTCCTGCTGTGAGTTTCCCTTCGGATCTAAACAGAAAGATGTCTGCATCAACCCCTACCACTACACACGAGTAGACACCCCCA TGCTGCCCCCAGTGTTGGTTCCCAGGAACAACGACCTCGCAGCGAGACCCTGCGTGCTCTCCCGTTTCCACGGCGACAACAACGAGCCGCTGATGCCCCACAATGCCACCTACCCAGAATCCTTTGCTGGCATGAGCGGGGCACTGGAGGGCTTTGATCCCTGTTCCCTTGACAACGGTTACCCTGTGTCGCCAGGGGGTGGGTCCTGCAGtagccccgccctcccctctcctccaatcAGCTCAGACACCGAGAGCCCATTTAACTTACCAG ctgacaCTCCTCCTCCAGCTTATGTGCTGGCTGATGATTCGCTGAGCCAGGACTCTCAGCCAATGGAGACCAACTTCCTGTCCAATTTACCCAACACCATGGAAACCAACAACAGGCCAG AGGTGCTGCCGGTGGCCTACGAGGAGCCGGTTCACTGGTGCTCCATAGTTTACTATGAGCTGAACAACCGTGTGGGAGGGGCCTTCCTGTCCTCCCAGTCCAGTGTCCTGGTGGACGGCTTCACCGACCCCACCAGCTCCCAGAACCGCTTCTGTCTGGGCCTGCTGTCCAACGTCAACCGCAACTCCACCATCGAGAACACACGCCGACACATCGGAAAAG gtgtgCACCTGTACTACGTGGGCGGGGAGGTGTATGCCGAGTGTCTGTCCGGCAGCAGCATCTTCGTGCAGAGCAGGAACTGCAACCACCACCACGGTTTCCACCCCACCACCGTGTGCAAGATCCCCAGCGGCTGCAGCCTGAAGATCTTCAACAACCAGGAGTTCGCCTCGCTGCTCGCCCAGTCCGTCAGCCACGGCTTCGAGGCCGTCTACCAGCTCACCAAGATGTGCACCATTAGGATGAGCTTTGTCAAG GGTTGGGGAGCTGAGTACCACCGGCAGGACGtcaccagcaccccctgctggatCGAGGTGCACCTGCACGGGCCACTCCAGTGGCTGGACAAAGTATTGACCCAGATGGGCTCCCCACACAATGCTATAACCTCAGtgtcctaa
- the otud4 gene encoding OTU domain-containing protein 4, with protein sequence MEEGGHPSEKHMDDYFKSIGLVRKKIAKDGSCLFRAVAEQVLLCQSRHTQVRARCVEFLKENRERYEAFIEGDFDEYLCKIQDPQHWVGQVEMHALAVLYERDFWIFQEPGKPAFKVTDHGFKDQVQLCFLNGNHYDSVYPVSHIQNTAFCQSLLYELLYERVFGERWAVGASQRCGRSSELTDDHMAACPSSDESETEDPIWIEEGPPKQGGQPNRGRGRGRGRGRGLSERVRRSLNPNLMRNVHYDGWLASKRAQQKMDFCMAAGMQYSEGDRCQVCLEGGGRSYSGAIRKVSPSNGPLTVYIEELGKTVSVPLVNLRPMSETCWKTVASGEKRTNGHTPEWVEAKGRGRGRLLPSAAPPPLLPLHQGDAARPSWPHAEADLLAPQSKGGPAGTQSQQVTGEDSREDEDEEEELKAALLEIQLRDEDNFPALATGQKDAPPPVEVPSSSPSSSPPTLPEHPGPAPTTCSSSSPPVFITPVAPPPGGLSHASTPSSPSSTPPQSSSSSSPHPSSRPDRPAADVMNTARHMQLPAAYVSNPPSPQNVVPSNPPPQTSSPQDPTAPTAAPQTPLPQPSPSPVYPNTLDPSLVNPKILYLSPVSPNTLYPNTLYLSPVSPNTLYPNTLCLSPMSPNTLYPNTLYPNILYLSPVSPNTLYPNTLYLRPVSPNTLSPNILEPNTLYPNTLYLSPSSPNTLSCRRPIPASSSSWPEPSQGGVPLQQLSQLYQDPLYPGFPVGAAGEMVPNPAYSSSKSGDDLPRDVNVLRWFFNLGVKAYSNPMFQPYMYLLPLQQSHAMHPPPRGPSPQGAHPSPPPPWQQATPPGHPSGYPSPGPGPRYPGPQSPGLQLYPSDRQQSPQGRSPGPGPRHPEGYGATGGSRANAPSETMLAGVGSPAAGVLADQGYHGQRQVLLLDPPMNMPIWVPEPKFQDSMVAGTSTPHGNCVPPLHYGAFANTPNSNQHGNQYHGFHGHYHNNNQMTNPSEGFGHMASGPGVGVEPWKGPEFGSTNQRARRVYHQSRGGGAERPGRSGRGGRQRYGPHYGQYGRGQSYYPHHHPQLPGQ encoded by the exons ATGGAGGAGGGCGGACATCCCTCTGAGAAACACATGGATGATTACTTCAAGTCAATCGGACTAGTGAGGAAGAAGATCGCTAAGGATGGGTCGTGTTTGTTCCGGGCCGTGGCCGAACAG GTGCTGCTGTGTCAAAGTCGTCACACACAAGTCCGCGCGAGGTGTGTGGAGTTCTTGAAAGAGAACAGAGAGCGCTATGAggcg TTCATTGAAGGAGACTTTGATGAATACCTCTGCAAGATCCAAGACCCCCAG cactgGGTCGGGCAGGTGGAGATGCACGCTCTGGCTGTACTTTATGA gagAGATTTCTGGATTTTCCAGGAACCAGGGAAACCTGCTTTCAAGGTCACAGATCACGGTTTTAAAGATCAG GTCCAGTTGTGCTTCCTGAACGGGAACCATTATGACAGTGTGTATCCTGTCAGCCACATCCAGAATACTGCTTTCTGCCagt cccTCCTGTACGAGTTGCTGTATGAGCGTGTGTTTGGTGAGCGCTGGGCGGTGGGTGCGTCCCAGCGATGCGGGAGGAGCTCTGAGCTGACAGACGATCACATGGCCGCCTGCCCTAGCAGCGACGAATCAGAGACTGAAGACCCTATATG GATCGAAGAAGGACCCCCCAAGCAAGGTGGCCAGCCGAACAGG GGGCGTGGTCGGGGGCGTGGCCGAGGGCGGGGCCtttcagagagagtgaggcgCTCCTTGAACCCCAATCTGATGAGGAATGTGCATTATGACGGCTGGCTCGCCTCCAAGAGAg CCCAGCAGAAGATGGACTTCTGTATGGCAGCAGGAATGCAGTACTCTGAAGGAGACCGATGCcag gtgtgtctggagggaggtgggCGGAGCTACAGTGGGGCAATCAGGAAGGTGTCTCCTAGCAACGGCCCTCTCACAGTGTATATTGAAGAGCTGGGCAAGAC agTGTCCGTTCCTCTGGTGAATCTGCGTCCTATGAGTGAGACCTGCTGGAAGACAGTGGCCAGCGGAGAGAAGAGGACCAATGGACAcacaccag aaTGGGTGGAGGCTAAAGGCAGGGGAAGAGGCAGGCTTCTCCCGTCtgcagcgcccccccccctcctccccctccaccaaggCGACGCTGCGAGGCCATCCTGGCCACATGCAGAAGCAGACCTCCTGGCCCCCCAATCCAAAGGGGGACCCGCAGGCACACAGagccagcag GTGACTGGGGAGGACTCccgggaggacgaggacgaggaggaggagctgaaggcagctctgctGGAGATCCAGCTCAGAGACGAGGACAACTTCCCAGCGCTGGCG ACCGGTCAGAAGGATGCACCCCCCCCGGttgaggtccccagttcaagcCCTTCCTCCAGCCCTCCCACCCTACCGGAACACCCGGGCCCCGCCCCTACCACCTG ctcctcctcctctccacccgtCTTCATCACTCCTGTAGCCCCGCCTCCGGGTGGCCTCTCCCACGCCTCCACCCCTTCCTCGCCCTCCTCTACCCCTCCCCAGTCTTCCTCCTCgagctccccccacccctcctcccgtcCCGATCGCCCCGCCGCAG ATGTGATGAACACGGCTCGACACATGCAGCTCCCCGCAGCATACGTGTCCAATCCCCCATCACCCCAAAATGTAGTACCCAGCAACCCTCCACCCCAAACCTCCTCACCTCAAGACCCTACAGCTCCCACCGCTGCGCCCCAAACCCCTCTGCCACAGCCCTCT CCCAGCCCTGTGTACCCCAACACCCTGGACCCCAGCCTTGTGAACCCCAAAATCCTGTACCTGAGCCCTGTGTCCCCCAACACCCTGTACCCCAACACCCTGTACCTGAGCCCTGTGTCCCCCAACACCCTGTACCCCAACACCCTGTGCCTGAGCCCTATGTCCCCCAACACCCTGTACCCCAACACCCTGTACCCCAACATCCTGTACCTGAGCCCTGTGTCCCCCAACACCCTGTACCCCAACACCCTGTACCTGCGCCCTGTGTCCCCCAACACCCTGTCCCCCAACATCCTGGAGCCCAACACCCTGTACCCCAACACCCTTTACCTGAGCCCTTCGTCCCCCAACACCCTCAGCTGCAGGCGTCCAATCCC cgcctcctcctcctcctggcccgaGCCGAGCCAAGGAGGCGTCCCCCTGCAGCAGCTCTCCCAGCTCTACCAGGACCCCCTCTACCCTGGCTTCCCTGTGGGGGCCGCAGGCGAAATGGTGCCCAACCCGGCCTACTCCTCCAGCAAGTCCGGAGATGACCTGCCACGCG ATGTCAACGTCCTCCGGTGGTTCTTCAACCTGGGAGTCAAG gcctacTCCAACCCCATGTTCCAGCCCTACATGTACCTGCTGCCCCTTCAGCAGTCCCACGCCATGCACCCCCCTCCCCGGGGCCCCTCCCCACAGGGcgcacacccctcccccccgccgccctggCAACAAGCGACTCCGCCGGGCCACCCGTCGGGGTACCCctccccgggccccgggccccggtaCCCTGGCCCTCAGTCTCCAGGGCTCCAGCTCTACCCCTCAGACCGGCAGCAGTCTCCCCAAGGCAGGTCTCCCGGCCCTGGCCCCCGACACCCAGAGGGCTACGGCGCTACCGGAGGGAGCAGAGCCAACGCACCCTCTGAAACCATGTTGGCCGGCGTTGGATCGCCTGCAG CAGGTGTGCTGGCTGACCAGGGTTACCATGGTCAGAGACAGGTTCTCCTGCTCGACCCTCCAATGAACATGCCCATC TGGGTCCCTGAACCCAAGTTCCAGGACTCCATGGTTGCCGGGACGTCAACGCCCCATGGCAACTGCGTCCCCCCACTCCACTACGGCGCGTTCGCCAACACACCCAACAGCAATCAACATGGCAACCAATACCATGGTTTCCATGGCCACtatcacaacaacaaccagaTGACCAATCCCAGCGAGGGGTTCGGTCACATGGCGTCGGGGCCCGGCGTGGGCGTGGAGCCCTGGAAGGGGCCGGAGTTTgggtcaaccaatcagagggccAGGAGGGTTTACCATCagtcgaggggtgggggagcggagcggCCGGGGAGGAGCGGCAGGGGGGGCAGGCAGCGCTATGGGCCACACTACGGCCAGTACGGCAGGGGTCAGAGCtactacccccaccaccacccccagctccCTGGGCAGTGA